TCAGCCGAGTCGAGGAATCGCTTGTCCCTTCAGGTCATTCCGAGCGGAGTGGAACGGAGCCGAGGAGCCCCGTCTACAATGCAAAGTGCAAAATGAAAACAGGGGAGCAGACCGCTTGACAGAAGGCGGGGGACGGGTTATTATTTTCAGGTGGCAGAGCCACCAAGAACAGCAGGCAGAAGGCTGCAAAAAGGAGGTAAGCATGAACTGTAAGAACACCAGCCTGCTTTTGGTCACCGCCCTGCTTTTCGCCCCCCCTGCTGGTAGCGCAGGGCACCAGCACCGTGCATTACTATCTGTATGAGTATACCGGCGCTGAGGGCTATCCACAGGCAATTATCTTTGAAGATTACAGTGAAGATAGCGAGACACCCGGTGCTGAGTTCGTTGAAGTAACATTGGAACAGCTGCATCAGCGAGGATATCTGACCGCTACCGAACAGCTGGTTCAGCATCCTACCGCTACAATTGATATTCATAGCGACGGTGGGTTTAGGGCTGAATCGTGGCTTACAACTTGGGTTGATAATAACGGCTGGAAATGGTATGACGGTGGAGGGAAGACTATCCGGCCTGATCGGGGTCAACTTTATCTGGACATGTGGTATCAGATATTAAACGCTGATGGACAGTTGGTTAATCTGCTGGACCCGGGTCCGAAAAGAAGACGACACTCGGATTCGTTATCATGGCATCATACTGGATATCACGGTCCTAATGTCACCCATTCTCACTTTGTTAAAGGCGAGCATGCTTTTCAGGTGCCCCCCGAAGCAATTATCTACACCCATGCTGAAGGCAAGTGGTAAAACCGGTTCAGCTGGACATACAGGGGGAGAAGCGGTGGGGTTTCTGCTTCTCCCCCTTCTATCTCTCATTTTGTTAAAACCAGTTTATGCTCTGGATACGCTCTGGACACGGCGATTTGATTATGCTGATGAGACTTGGGCACTGGGTGGCGTTGATCCCCATACGCAAGAGGCGATTCTGGTTGGCGAAGCATATGCAGATTCCAATCCGGTCTTTGTGCTCATCCGTTATAACCGTGACGGCGATACGGTCTGGACCCGGGTGTTTGACAGTCCTTATCTGGACTGGCTTCACGGCTGTGCGGTTGACCGGGCAGGGAATGTTATCATTGCGGGCTCAATGACTTCGGGTGGCGGAGTGGTTAAATATGACCGGAACGGCAATCTGTGCTGGTATCGGCGGGTGTATCCGCGGCAGACAAATTACTTCTCCGGGGTGACGAGCGATGAATCACTGAACATTTATGTCGCCGGTGGACGCGGGAGTAATGCACAGCTGATGAAACTTTCACCCGCTGGTGAATCGCTGTGGCTGAAGGTGTATGATTTCGGTTATCCGGAGGAGCATATAGTATCACTTTCCTGTTCTGACGATGGCAGTATTATCGGCGCCGGCAAGGTGGGGCTGGGTGCAGAGCAGTATGATTTTCTGATTGTGAAGTGGAGTATTGATGGAGGTGTGCTCTGGTATCAGACTTTTGACTTCCAAGCCCAGGACGAGGCATCCGAGCTGATATCCACTAATTATGGTATTTACCTTGTTGGCAGTGCCGGTAGTTACAGCACACCGCCCAGGACTCCATTTTCCACGGTGCTGTTGAAATACAGTCAGGACGGGCAATTACAATGGGTAAAAACATTTCGTTTTGGGGAGCATTACTGGACTCTGGGTAACGGATTGACGATTGACTGGCAGGGCAATTTGCTGGTGCTTACAGTTATTAGTGATACCGCCGTCGAGCAGAGTTCGGTGATTTTATTTCAATGTTCTTATGATGGCGACACCAACTGGACTTGGTGTTATCATCAGGACACTATTAATTGTGCCTACAGGGTGAGATTTGCCGATTCCGCCAGTCTTTATGTTTTTGGCACAGCAATGACGAATGGACAGGATTGTTTTCTGCTTGTTAAACTTGCTTACCCTCAAGGAATTGAAGAGGGAAAATGGCGCGCAATTTTAATGAGCACATCAAATACCGTCATGACCGGTGCAGGACTGCATTTTTCTTTGCCCGGTGCTGGTGATTACCGGCTGGTGGTGCGGGATGTGAGCGGGCAGGAGCGGCTGGTTTATGCGGGTTATCTGCCGGCAGGCGAGAACCGCATCAGCCTGCCCTCGCTGCCTGCGGGTGTGTATTTTCTTGAGCTTGCGGGTGCAGGGGTGCAGAGCCGGCGCCGGCTGGTGGTGGTGAAGTAAGGGATTTCTCCACTCCACTCCGCTCCGCCTCCGGCTTCGCTCCGGTCGAAATGACCGAAGAAATACGCGCCTGCGGCTGTCGTTGAAATGACTTTGCCCCCTTGTCATTCCGAGCGAGCCGAGGAATCCCTTTCCACAATGCAAAATGTGCAGAGAGGGATTTCTCCATTCCGCTTCGCTTCAGTCGAAATGACAGAAGGCGAGGTCATTCCGGGCGAGCCGAAGGCGAGTCGAGGAATCGCTTTCACAATGCAAGGTGCAAAATGAAAAATGTAAAATGCAGGGTAGAGATTTCTCGACTCCGCCTCGCTATCGCTCGGCGTCGCTCGAAATGACGGAAAGGGCGGCAGTGGTCCGGTCGAGATGACTTTAACCTTGCGGTCGTGCCGTGCCTTTTCTTTTTTGTCATTCCGAGCGGAGTGAAACGGAGTCGAGGAATCGCTTTAATTCAAAACGCAAAATTTCACAAATTGGGCACAAACGGGTAACGATTCGCCATCCTGCTGAAAAACAGTAAGTTAGAGCTGATTGTGGATTGCTGATTGACCCGTTTTTATATGTAATGATTATTCAATAACTTACTGAATTGTACCCTGAGAAACCCTGACCACCGGGCAGTTCCCCCTACCGCTGTCGGCAGAGCTGGTGCTTTTGCCCGGTCCTGTCCGGACAGCGGGCGTCTGTCTTTGCTGTTGACCTGGCAGTGATCCGGAATTATAATTTAATGTATGGCTGGCTGGAACGGACCTCTGGAGAAACTTGACGAGACCCGGTTCCGGATTCCGAAGTCCTACAAGCCGGAAATGCGGGTTGACGGCATCATCTATGCGGATGACCGGATGATTGAGACGGTGAAGCAGGACATGGCGCCGGAGCAGGTTGCCAATGTTGCCACTCTGCCCGGAATTGTCTGCTCTTCACTGGCGATGCCGGATATTCACTGGGGTTACGGGTTTGCGATCGGCGGGGTGGCGGCGTTTGATGTTTCCGGTGGTATCATTTCGCCGGGCGGGGTCGGCTATGACATCAACTGCGGGGTGCGGCTGCTGCGCACCAGTCTAGAAAGGAAGGACCTGAAGCCCGAGCTGCTGGAGAGGCTGGTGCGGGCGATCTTTCACAATGTGCCCTCCGGGGTCGGTTCTACCGGCAAGATCCGGATCTCCAGGGATACGGTGGCGCAGGTTTTGACCCGGGGTGCACGCTGGGCGGTAGAGCAGGGTTACGGCACGCCTGAGGACCTGGAGTATACTGAGGAGCATGGCGAGATGGCGGGTGCGGACCTTGCCGGAGTTTCGCAGCGGGCGCTGGAACGGGGGATGCCCCAGCTGGGCACGCTGGGGGCGGGTAATCACTTTCTGGAGATTCAGGAGGTAATTGAGGTTTATGACCCGAAGGCGGCTGAGGCGCTGGGGATTCATCAGGGTCAGATTACGGTGATGATTCACACCGGCTCGAGAGGCCTGGGCTATCAGATCTGCGATGACAATGTGAAGTCGCTGGTTGCCGCAGCCCGGAAATACGGGATTACGCTGGTGGACCGGCAGCTGGCATGCGCACCGCTCGATTCGCCGGAGGGGAAGCGGTATTTCGGCGCCATGGTGGCGGCGGCAAATTATGCCTGGGCGAACCGGCAGGCGATTACCCACTGGGTCCGGGAGGCGTTCGCTCAGGTGCTGGGGATGCCGATTGAGCGGCTGGGCATGACCCAGGTGTATGATGTTGCCCATAATATCGCCAAGATTGAGGAGCATGAAATAAACGGCAAAAAGGTGAAGGTGTGTGTCCACCGGAAGGGTGCAACCCGGGCGTTCGCACCCGGACATCCGGCACTGCCGGCAAAATACCGGCATCTGGGTCAGCCGGTGCTGATTCCGGGTGACATGGGCACAAGCTCTTATCTTTTGCTCGGAACCGAGACCGCAATGAAACAGACCTTCGGCTCCGCCTGTCATGGTGCAGGCAGAGTCTGGTCCCGGACCAGGGCGCTGGAGGCGACCAAGCGCCGGGATGTTGCCGCGGAGCTGCGGGCAAAGGGAATCGTGGTGATGGCGGCAAGCCGGGAGGTGCTCAATGAGGAGGTGCCGGATGCGTACAAGGATGTGGATCAGGTGGTTGAAGTCTGCCACCGCGCCGGCATCGCCCGCAAGGTTGCCCGGATGAGGCCGCTGGGTGTGGTCAAGGGCTGAGGCTGGCGGCAACCTTTTTATTCTGAATAAATTTCATGGGCGCTCCTGATTCGCAGTTGATCGCTCAGGTGCAGGCGGCACCAGCCGAACCCGGTGTCTATTTACTCAAGGACCACAGCGGTAAAATCCTTTATATCGGCAAGGCGCGGAGCCTGCGCGACCGGCTGCGCGCCTATCTTCAGCCCCAGTCCGATCCCCGGCTGGCAGCACTGGTGGCACGGGTGCAGACGGTTGAGACAATTATCACCCGCTCCGAGGCCGAGGCGCTGCTGCTGGAGGAGAGCCTGATCAAGATCAAGAAGCCGCGCTACAATGTCCGGCTCCGGGATGACAAGAAGTATCCCTATCTCAAGATCACAGTGCAGGAGCAGTTTCCCCGGATCTTCATCACCCGGAATATCAAGCCCGACGGCTCGGTGCTCTTCGGACCGTATACGAGTGCGCGTGAGCTCCGCCGGGCACTGCGGGCGGTGCGCCGGATCTTCCGTCTGCGGACCTGCAAGCGGGAACTCCCGGAATCCGATCCGAGGCCGCCCTGCCTCAATTTTCAGGTAAAACGGTGCCTCGGTCCCTGCACCGGCGGTATCAGCCCGGAGCAGTACCGTCAGCTCGTCCGGGATGTGATTGAGTTTCTCGCCGGCCGGTCAGAAAAACTGATTGCGGAGCTGGAACGGCGGATGTGGCAGGAGGCGGAAGCCCAGCGCTACGAGCAGGCGGCAGTTCTCCGTGATCAGCTGCTGGCGCTGCGCGAGATCGTCCGGCATCAGGAGGTGGTCTCTCCCGACCGGACAAGCCGGGATGTGGTCGGGCTGGCAAAGGGGAAAAGGGCGGCGGTAGCGGTAGTATTCCGGATCCGGGAGGGCAGGATCGTTGCCCGCGAGCAGTATCCGCTGTCCGCGGATGAAACGGTCAGTGACGCTGAAATTCTGGAAGGGGTGCTGCGCTCGGTGTTCACCCATACCGCGGATCTGCCCGAGGAGATCGTGCTGCCGGCAGCAGTGCCCGGTGCGGAGCTGTTTGAGCAGGTGCTGAGCAAGCGGGCGGGCAGGAAGGTGCGGATTGTTGCTCCGGAGCGGGGTGCAAAACTGAGTCTGCTCGAGCTGGCACAGCGGAATGCGGAGAAGGCGCTGGTCGAGCTTCTGCCGCCGGCAAGGCGGATACCGAAGGCAAATGAAGAGCTGGCAGTGATTCTCAATCTGCCCGCACCGCCCCGGGTGATTGAAGGAGTTGACATCTCCAATACCCAGGGCACGAATGCGGTCGGCTCGGTGGTGGTGTTCCGGGATGACCGGCCGGTCAAGAGCCAGTACCGCCGGTTCAAAATCCGCACGGTCAGCGGTCCGAACGACTTTGCGATGATTGAGGAGGTGCTGGCACGGCGGATACGGGGACTGCTGGAAAAGGGGCTGCCGCTGCCGGATCTGGTGCTGGTGGACGGCGGCAAGGGACAGCTTTCTGCTGCCCTCCGCGCCTATCATCAGTTTGACCGGGAGATTCCGATTCTCGGGCTGGCAAAGCGGACCGATACCCTTTACTACCTTGACGGCCGGGAGATTTCGATTCCGGTGACCTCGCCGGCGCTCAAACTGCTGAAGCGGATCCGGGACGAGTCGCACCGGTTTGCGATCACCTTTCACCGCAGGCTGCGGGGCAGGAGGCTGCTGGAGTCGGAGCTGGATGCGATTTCGGGGATCGGTCCGGCACGGCGTCAGGCACTGCTTACCCACTTCGGTTCGCTTGCCCGGCTGCGCGGCGCCGGCATCGCCGAGATCGCCCGCGTGCCGGGAATCGGCGCCAGCCTGGCGGAGAAGATTTACCGCCAGCTGCACCCTGAAGCCTGAACCATTATATCGGATTTTCTTGACCGGCAGACTCTGCGTGCTACAATTTTTTAAAAAGTAACACAAAGGAGGTAACATGGCGTGCTTTCTTGTCCCGGCAGGTGCCGGGGTGGTAACCACACTACTGCGCCGCAGACTGCCCGCTGCGAGCCATCCGGAGCGGCTCAGCGCCCTGCTCTTGGGCGGATCGGCGATGCTGGCGGTTGAGCATGTGAGTAACGGCGAGGTCGTCCCTTGGCCACCGTTTCTGACGGCGATGCGTTCACCAGCGGAAACCGCACAGATGCTGCGGGAGATGTTTACGGTGGGTGGGACGATGACCGCCGTTCTCATCCTCGTCTGGCTGCTGATGCTGGCACTTGAACAGAAGTTACAACTTCAGCCACAGGGGAGGCGGCGATGTGGCTGATTCCGGCAGCGCTTGCCGCCCTGATTGTTACTGTCCTCGGGCGTGTTTTGCGCTGGCGCTACCGGCTCGGGCTGTTGAGTCTGATGCTCTGGGGCGGAACGGTGATGATTCTGGTGGATCACATCATGGGCTATGAGGGCGGTCCGTTTCTTGAGGCGAGAACCGGCGGGCTGATTACCAGCGGCTGGCTGCTTGGGCTGGCGATGCTTACGCCGGTGGTTGTTATCTGGCTTGTGGCACTGCTCATCCGGAGGTCATAGGGCGTGGGCAGAAACGGGACAAGAATCGAACGGTTCGGGGTTTCGTTTGAGCCCGGGCTTTTTGCCGAGTTTGACCGGGAGATTCGGGCGGCCGGCTACACCTGCCGGTCCGAGGCGCTGCGGGATCTGGTGCGGCGCTGGCTGGCGGAACGGCGGCTGCGGCAGGGCAGCGGTCCGGCGGTAGCGGCGCTGGCGCTGGTCTATGAGCATGACCGCCGGGATGTGGTGCGCCGGCTCACCCGGCTTGGTCACGAGCATTATACCGAAATCATCTCCACGATTCATATTCACCTTGATCCTGATCACTGCCTTGAGGTTCTGCTTTTGCGCGGTCCGGTGCGCCGGATTCAGGCGCTTGCCGACCGGCTGAGCGCGCTCAAGGGGGTGGAACAGGGCATGGTCAGTATGATTGCGCTCAATAAAATTAAACCTTTAAACCACAGGAGGGCAGAAAAATGAACCGGAATATGATTTCAATTCCGGGCAGTCTTATTTTAATCATCAGCGCCGTTTGGGCAGAGATACCGGCGGGACACCGGGATTCGGTGGTGCTGCAGCTGCCGGATGTGGTGGTGACCGCCGAACGGCTCCGCCATCACCGCCGGGATGTGGCGGCAGCGGTCAGTGTCATCACCGGTGAGGAACTCCGGCGCTCGCTTGCCCGGACCGCAACCGATGCACTCGCCTTTCTGCCTGGCGTCTTCATCCAGCGCACCGGGCAGTTCGGCCGGACCGATATCGATATCCGCGGTCTTGGTGCCCGGGGCACGCAGGTGGCGGTGCTGGTTGATGGCCGGCCCGAGAAGATGAGCCTCTTCTCCTGCACGATCACCCACTCACTGCCACTGAACAATGTGGAACGGATTGAGCTTGTCCGCGGTCCGCTTTCCGCGCTTTACGGCTCGGATGCGCTCGGCGGTGTGATCAACATCGTTACCCGGCAGGCAGCGAAGCCGCTCGACCTCGGTGCCCGGCTCTATTATGGTTCGTTCAATACCGCCGGGCTCCGGCTGAGCGCCGGCACCCGCCAGCAGCGGTTCCACAGCCTTATCTCCTTTGACAAGGCGCTCTCTGCCGGCCATCTCCCCAACTCCCAGTATAACGGCAATGATCTGAACCTCAGGGCAGGCTGGCAGGTTTCACCCGTGCTGGAGCTGGATTTTACGGGTAAATACTTCAGCGGGGTCAAGCATGAGCCGAAGCGGGCGACCGACCCGGAAACACTGGTGGCGACCGGCTGGAACCGTTATGACCGGGGCGGGCTCGACCTGACCGGCAGTTTCCGGACCGGCCTGGGTGAGGGCACGATTAAACTCTACCGCCTGTTCGGCGAACACATCTTTGATCCCCGCGACGGCTGGCACTCAACCGACTTTACCAACGGCAGCCTTATCCATCTGCACCGGCAGATTGCGGGCGGAAATCTGATGCAGGCCGGAGTGGAGATCAGAAATCTTGGCGGCAGCTGGATAAAATCGGACACGAGCCGGCCCTCCTGGTCGCGGAATCAGTTTGACCTGTTTGCTCAGGATGAGCAGCGGCTCGGACCGGTCACAGTCAATGCCGGGTTGCGGTTCGCCCGGGACAATATCAGCGGTAATGTGCTGGCACCAAAGGCGGGGATGGTAGTAAGTCCGCTCAGCGCCACCCGGCTCCGGCTGAGTGTCAATCGGGGCTTCCGCTATCCACCTCTGAACTATACCCACATCTTTCCGCCCAGCAACCCTGAGCTCAAGCCGGAGATCGCCTGGAACTACGAAGCCGGAATCAATCAGCAGCTGGGTGAATGGGCAGAGGTTGATCTCAGCGGTTATCTTCTCCGGGGCGAGAATCTGATCGAACTGGTGCCCAACCCTAACCCGCCACCGCCGAGGAAATATCAGAACCGGGGCAGCTTCCGGTTCCGCGGGCTGGAGACCGCCATCCGGCTCCGGTTTGAGCCATTTGTGCTCCGGGGTGCGGGCACCTTCAGTGACTTCGGTGTCCATACCCGGGGCCGGGCTGAAACCAAGCTGGACTTCAGCCTCGGCTTCAACCGCTCCCGGCTTGACGCCAATGCCGGCTTGCATTATGTCGGCAACTACTTTGCTGCCGACTCCAGTCGTCAGCCCATACCCGCCTACTGGACCGCCGACCTCCGTGCCGGTTACCGGCTGTTTAAGGAACTGAGGCTGTTTGCGGCGGTGGAAAACATCTTCAACCGCCAGTATCAGATTTATGCCGATCTGCCCGGCACCGCCGCCGGACTGTATCTGATGCCGGGCCGGGCGTTCACCGTCGGAGTGGACTATGGCGATTAGCAGGCGGGCGGTCTTTTACCGGCTGGTACTGACGCTGACCTTTTTTCTGCTCGCTGCCGGCTGCCGGCACAAGGCACCGGCAAGGATCAAGGTGGTTGCCACCACCAGTCTGATTTCAAGCATCGTCAGTGCGGTGGGTGGTGAACGGGTGGCGGTCACAACTCTTGCGCCTCCAGGATTCTGCCCGGGCCATTTTGACCTTCAGCCTTCAGCACTGGTGGCGGCAAATGAAGCCCGGCTCATCCTCAATCACGGCTGGGAGGGATGGTTTGCAAAACTGAAGGAGCAGCTCCGGAATCCGGGGGCACGCATCGTTACACTTAAAACCGCGGGCAACTGGATGATTCCGGAGGTTCACCGGCAGGCGGTGGGCGAGATCCTCCAGCTCCTGATTGAGATCGATCCGGCTGAAAGCCTGGTTTATCAGCAGAATGCCAACCGCTATCTCCAGGAGCTCGACTCAATGAGCCGGCAGATAAAGGCGGAGTTTGCCGGCAGAAACCTGCCCCAGGTTCTCGCGGCTGAGCACCAGGCGCCGTTTCTTGTCTGGCTCGGGTTCAGGGTGGTCGGCACCTACGGCCGGGCTGAAGACTGGACCGCCCGCGAGCTTTCACGACTGGCGCGGGTGATTGTTGATTCCGGAGTCGGGCTGATTGTGGACAATCTTCAGTCCGGGCCGGATGCGGGCCGGGAGCTTGCCCGCGCTGCCGGGATCGGGCATGTCACGCTGAGCAACTTTCCGCTTGAAGGTTCCTATTTTCAGACTCTCTCGGATAATACCCGCCGGCTGGCTGAGGTCATCAGGTGACGCCAGCGATTGAGATCAGCAATGTCACGGTAAGCTATTTTGAACACATCGCACTGCGGAGTATCTCATTGCAGATCAACCCCGGTGAATTTGTCGGCATTCTCGGTCCGAACGGTGCCGGCAAGACCACCCTGCTGACCGTAATCAACGGGCTGGGCAGAATACATTCCGGCACCGTCCGTCTCTTCGGAGAGCTGGTAACTTCCCGTACTATCAGGCATTGGCGCAGTCAGATCGGCTATGTTCCGCAGAACCTCGTTCTTGACCCGCGGCTGCCGTTTGACTGTCAGGAGGCGATCCTGCTCGGGCTTTACGGCCGGCTCGGACTCTTCCGCAATCCGGCTCCGGCGGACCGTCAGCGGGCAGCCGAGCTGATGCACTACTTCCGGATTGTGCACCTGAGCCACCGGCCGGTCGGACAGATCTCGGGTGGTGAACAGCAGAAGGTGGCGCTCGCCCGCGCCCTGCTTCAGGAGCCGAAAATCCTGCTGCTCGATGAGCCGACCACCAGTCTGGACCGGCGTTCGGTCCAGGAGCTGCTTGAGCTCATCGCCGAAATCTATGTCCGTTTCCGCCTGACCGTGGTCATGGTCACCCATCTGCCTGAACATCTGCCTTCAGTCTGCAGTCAGGTGGTGCTGATGAAGGCGGGCAGGATCGTCTGGCAGGGGGAAAGGACGGACGGACTGGCACCGGACCGGCTGGAGAGGTTTTTCAATGAGTGAATTTCAGCTCCTGGTCAAGCCCCTGCTCGCAGCAGTATTTGGCAGTATCGCCTGCGGGATTGTCGGGGTCTGGGTAGTGCTGCTGAACATCCCCTTTGTCGGAGTTGCCATGTCCCATGCGGCATTTGCCGGTGCGGTCTGCGGACTGCTGCTCGGCATCAATCCGCTCCTGACCGGTCTGCTCTTTGCCGGCGGCGCCGCTCTGCTCATCGGACCGGTGGCGGAACGGGCGGATCTGGAACCCGGAGTTTCGCTCGGGGTGATCTTCTCGCTCATGCTCGGGCTGGCGTTTCTGGGCATCGGTCTGCTCAAGGGTCCGCGCACTGAGGCGCTGCGCTTTATCTGGGGCAACATTCTGCTCGTCAGCCGGACTGATCTTATTCTGCTCGGCTTAAACACACTGGTAGTCATTATGTTTCTGCTGGTGCTGAACAAGGAGACCCGGGCGGTCCTGTTTCACCGGGAGCTCGCCCGGGCGGTCGGGGTACCGGAGCGGACGATCTTCTTTTCGCTGCTGGTGCTCTGTGCCCTGACGGTTACCGCGAACCTGAATACGATCGGCGGACTTCTGATCTTCAGCCTGGTGGTCAGTCCGGCGTCGGCTGCCTATCAGCTCACCTACCGGCTCAATACCATGTATCTGCTCTCATCCGGTTTCGCCCTGCTTGCCAGCCTCTCCGGCCTGGCACTCTCCTGGTTCTTCAATCTGCCCAGCGGTGCCGCCATCATCTGCAGCGCCAGCCTGATCTTTACCTTTGCTCTGATCTTTTCGCCCAAGCGCAGAATGAGACCGCGGGGCTGAACCTACTTGCCCGGACAGGCACGGGCGATCGCCGGGTCAATTCCCTTGTTCCCGTAGTTGTGCTGGAATACGGTCAGGAACTCGCCGGCAAGTTTCCTTGCCCGCTCCTCATAGGCGGCCCGGTCCTGCCAGGTATTTCTCGGGTTGAGAATGGTGCTGTCCGGCACATTGGGGCAGGATTTCGGGATCGCCAGCTGAAATACCGGTTCAATCTCATAATCCACCTGTTCGAGACTGCCGTCAATCACCGCCTGCACGATCTCGCGGGTGAGCCGGAGTTCAATCCGCTGCCCCTTGCCATAGGGCCCGCCGGTCCAGCCGGTATTGACGAGATAGACCCGGGTCTTGTGCCGGTCCAGCTTCTCACCCAGCAGCCGGGCATAGACATCCGGGTTCCGGGGCATGAACGGCTGGCCGAAGAAGCGGGAATAGGTGCTTTTGGGCTGAATGATCCCGGTTTCAGTGCCGGCGAGTTTTGAGGTGTAGCCGAGCAGAAACCAGAGCATCGCCTGTTCCCGGCTCAGCCGGGCAACCGGCGGCAGGACGCCGTTGGCGTCCGCGGTCAGAAAGATGATCGTCTGGGGATGGCTGCCGACCGGCGGGGTCTTGATGTTGGAGAGGAAGGAGAGCGGATAGGAGCCACGGGAGTTTTCGGTGAGCCGGGCATCGCTCAAGTCAAATGAGCCGTCCGGATAGACCATCGCATTCTCCACAATTGCGCCGTGCTCCAGATAGTCGGCGGTATGGAAACAGGCATGATAGATCTCCGGCTCCTTTCCCGGGTCAAGGTTGATCAGCTTGGCGTAACAGCCGTTCTCAAAATTGGCGATCCCGGAATCTGACCAGCCGTGTTCATCATCGCCGAGGAGCCTGCGCCGCGGATCGGTGGACAGGGTGGTCTTGCCGGTCCCGGAGAGACCCAGAAACAGGGTGATGTCCCCCTTCTCCCCCTCATTTGCCGAGCAGTGCAGCGGCAGAATCCCCTGCTCGGGCAGGAGGTAGTTCATCACCGTGAACATCAGCTTCTTGATTGAACCGCAGTATGCCGAGCCGAAGACGATTCCGAGCCGGAGGTCGTAGTCAATTACGATCACCATCGTGCTCGTCCGGTTGGTGCCCGGCAGTTTGCGCAGTCTGCCTTCATAACGCTGCGGGTTCAGCCGGTCATAGGGCAGGGCGACGAGGGTGAAGGGCCGGTCAGCAAAGATCGACTTTCTGATCTCCGCCGGCACCGGACAGAACATGTTATCGACAAACAGGCTGTGGAGCGCCCGGTCCGAGACAAACTGCAGCGGCAGGGCATAGGAAGGGTCCCAGCCGAGGCAACGGTCGAGCGCATAGAGCCGGGGCTTGGTCTCCAGCCGTGCCAGCACATCCTCGCAGATCATCTGGAAGGTCTCGGGCGTGATCGGCAGGTTGTTCGGTGAGGTCCAGTCAATGTTGCCCTCAGATTCGGGCCGCAGCACCGTGACCGTATCCTGCGGGCTTCTGCCAGTGGAGTCGGGCGGAGTCCAAGTGGCAAGGGTACCGGTCTTAAGCACAATCGCCTCCCGGCGTGCCACCGCCTCCCGGATCAGCTCGGCGCGTGCCGGATTGCGCCGGACATCAGGATGGGACTCAAGCAGCCGGTTCAGATTCGGAACAAAATTCTCCATTTAGACATCCTTTCTTTCCGTTTTAGCGAGCGCCGCCTGGGCTGCCACCAGCCGGGCAACCGGCACCCGGAACGGCGAACAGCTCACATAGTCCAGCCCGATTTTGTGGCAGAAGACGATCGTCTGCGGATCACCGCCATGCTCGCCGCAGATGCCGAGCTTCAGCTTGAGATTCACCCGCCGGCCGTTCCGGCTGCACCATTTCATCAGCAGTCCGACCCCCTTCGTGTCCAGTGTGTCAAAGGGGTTGAAGCTCACAATCCCGAGCCTCTTATAGCCGGCAAAGAACTTGCCGTAGTCATCCCTTGACCAGGCATAGGTCAGCTGGGTCAGGTCGTTGGTGCCGAAGGAGAAAAAGTCGGCAGCGGTTGCGATCTCATCCGCCAGCAGCGCCGCCCGCGGCACCTCAATCATCGTCCCGACGGTGTATTTCACTTTTATTCCGGTTTCGGCAAACACCTGCTCTGCCACCTGCTCAATCAGCTGCCGCTGCCGCACAAGCTCCTCAACATCACCGACCAGCGGAATCATGATTTCGGGCAGAACCTTTATCCCTTCCTGCTTTACCTGACAGGCGGCCTCAAAGATCGCCCGCGCCTGCATCTCGGTGATTTCGGGATAGATGATGCCCAGCCGGCACCCGCGGAACCCGAGCATCGGATTTGCCTCCTCTAGCTTCTCAATCGTCGCCTTCACCCGCTCCACGGTGATTCC
This is a stretch of genomic DNA from candidate division WOR-3 bacterium. It encodes these proteins:
- a CDS encoding RtcB family protein; translated protein: MAGWNGPLEKLDETRFRIPKSYKPEMRVDGIIYADDRMIETVKQDMAPEQVANVATLPGIVCSSLAMPDIHWGYGFAIGGVAAFDVSGGIISPGGVGYDINCGVRLLRTSLERKDLKPELLERLVRAIFHNVPSGVGSTGKIRISRDTVAQVLTRGARWAVEQGYGTPEDLEYTEEHGEMAGADLAGVSQRALERGMPQLGTLGAGNHFLEIQEVIEVYDPKAAEALGIHQGQITVMIHTGSRGLGYQICDDNVKSLVAAARKYGITLVDRQLACAPLDSPEGKRYFGAMVAAANYAWANRQAITHWVREAFAQVLGMPIERLGMTQVYDVAHNIAKIEEHEINGKKVKVCVHRKGATRAFAPGHPALPAKYRHLGQPVLIPGDMGTSSYLLLGTETAMKQTFGSACHGAGRVWSRTRALEATKRRDVAAELRAKGIVVMAASREVLNEEVPDAYKDVDQVVEVCHRAGIARKVARMRPLGVVKG
- the nikR gene encoding nickel-responsive transcriptional regulator NikR, coding for MGRNGTRIERFGVSFEPGLFAEFDREIRAAGYTCRSEALRDLVRRWLAERRLRQGSGPAVAALALVYEHDRRDVVRRLTRLGHEHYTEIISTIHIHLDPDHCLEVLLLRGPVRRIQALADRLSALKGVEQGMVSMIALNKIKPLNHRRAEK
- a CDS encoding T9SS type A sorting domain-containing protein — protein: MGFLLLPLLSLILLKPVYALDTLWTRRFDYADETWALGGVDPHTQEAILVGEAYADSNPVFVLIRYNRDGDTVWTRVFDSPYLDWLHGCAVDRAGNVIIAGSMTSGGGVVKYDRNGNLCWYRRVYPRQTNYFSGVTSDESLNIYVAGGRGSNAQLMKLSPAGESLWLKVYDFGYPEEHIVSLSCSDDGSIIGAGKVGLGAEQYDFLIVKWSIDGGVLWYQTFDFQAQDEASELISTNYGIYLVGSAGSYSTPPRTPFSTVLLKYSQDGQLQWVKTFRFGEHYWTLGNGLTIDWQGNLLVLTVISDTAVEQSSVILFQCSYDGDTNWTWCYHQDTINCAYRVRFADSASLYVFGTAMTNGQDCFLLVKLAYPQGIEEGKWRAILMSTSNTVMTGAGLHFSLPGAGDYRLVVRDVSGQERLVYAGYLPAGENRISLPSLPAGVYFLELAGAGVQSRRRLVVVK
- the uvrC gene encoding excinuclease ABC subunit UvrC codes for the protein MIAQVQAAPAEPGVYLLKDHSGKILYIGKARSLRDRLRAYLQPQSDPRLAALVARVQTVETIITRSEAEALLLEESLIKIKKPRYNVRLRDDKKYPYLKITVQEQFPRIFITRNIKPDGSVLFGPYTSARELRRALRAVRRIFRLRTCKRELPESDPRPPCLNFQVKRCLGPCTGGISPEQYRQLVRDVIEFLAGRSEKLIAELERRMWQEAEAQRYEQAAVLRDQLLALREIVRHQEVVSPDRTSRDVVGLAKGKRAAVAVVFRIREGRIVAREQYPLSADETVSDAEILEGVLRSVFTHTADLPEEIVLPAAVPGAELFEQVLSKRAGRKVRIVAPERGAKLSLLELAQRNAEKALVELLPPARRIPKANEELAVILNLPAPPRVIEGVDISNTQGTNAVGSVVVFRDDRPVKSQYRRFKIRTVSGPNDFAMIEEVLARRIRGLLEKGLPLPDLVLVDGGKGQLSAALRAYHQFDREIPILGLAKRTDTLYYLDGREISIPVTSPALKLLKRIRDESHRFAITFHRRLRGRRLLESELDAISGIGPARRQALLTHFGSLARLRGAGIAEIARVPGIGASLAEKIYRQLHPEA